A single region of the Salvia splendens isolate huo1 chromosome 18, SspV2, whole genome shotgun sequence genome encodes:
- the LOC121777776 gene encoding uncharacterized protein LOC121777776, with the protein MRFSKDEKKLNKAAAALAIPRWIRTLFFLITMLISLLLFSAPILLIVADALLPSAFLSAAIPINLRTLSSHLTNYDFRYSLIDIPLVSIVRSAIILCVYSFCDGPGLSRGPYLAIATVCSAASLVYVSLKASYVFVIGGRGAGAMEMALFVSSWVLAIGHVVVAYRTSCRERRKLLVYKIDIEAVSACKNGFPYHKILQEARKK; encoded by the exons ATGCGATTCTCCAAAGACGAAAAAAAGCTCAACAAGGCAGCGGCGGCGCTCGCAATTCCGAGATGGATCAGAAcactcttcttcctcatcacgATGCTGATATCTCTCCTCTTATTCTCCGCTCCGATCCTCCTAATCGTCGCCGACGCGCTCCTCCCCTCCGCCTTCCTCTCCGCCGCCATCCCAATCAACCTCCGAACGCTCTCCTCACACCTCACCAACTACGACTTCCGCTACTCTCTAATCGACATCCCCCTCGTCTCAATCGTCCGCTCCGCCATCATCCTAT GTGTTTACAGCTTCTGCGACGGGCCGGGGCTGTCCAGGGGGCCGTACCTGGCGATCGCGACGGTGTGCTCGGCGGCGTCGCTGGTGTACGTGTCGCTGAAGGCGTCGTACGTGTTCGTGATCGGCGGGAGGGGCGCGGGAGCGATGGAGATGGCGCTGTTCGTGTCGTCGTGGGTGCTGGCGATTGGGCACGTCGTGGTGGCCTACAGGACTAGCTGTAGAGAGAGGAGAAAGCTTCTCGTTTACAAGATCGACATTGAGGCC GTTTCTGCATGCAAGAATGGGTTTCCATATCACAAAATACTGCAAGAAGCAagaaaaaagtga
- the LOC121776177 gene encoding cytochrome P450 90A1-like isoform X2 has translation MLLFSLLLSLLSLSLLLLLRSTARRRGRLPPGNLGLPFIGETLQLISAYKTENPEPFIDDRVARYGPVFTTHLFGEPTVFSADPETNRLILQNEGRLFESSYPGSISNLLGRHSLLLMRGSLHKRMHSLTMSFANNAIIRDHLLLDVDRLVRLNMESWSGRVLLMEEAKKITFQLTVKQLMSFDPCEWTENLMKEYMLVIEGFFTIPLPIFSTTYRRAIKARGKVAEALSLVVRDRRREVEVGERKNDMLAALLDEEGGGGGFSDEEIVDFMLALLVAGYETTSTIMTLAVKFLTEHPLALAQLKDEHEEIRAKRGENEALQWEDYKAMCFTQCVVNETLRVANIISGVFRRAMTDVTIKGYTIPKGYKVFASLRGVHMDHRHFKDARVFNPWRWQDQQNGLGPTSATNMFNPFGGGPRRCPGAELARVELSVFLHRLVTQFSWKATEQDKVVFFPTTRTQKRYPITIQRLK, from the exons atgctccttttctctctcctcctctccctcctctccctctccctcctcctcctcctccgctcCACAGCCCGGCGGCGAGGGCGCCTCCCGCCGGGCAATCTGGGCCTCCCCTTCATCGGGGAGACCCTCCAGCTGATCTCCGCCTACAAGACGGAGAATCCCGAGCCGTTTATCGACGATCGGGTCGCGAGATACGGGCCGGTCTTCACGACCCACCTCTTCGGCGAGCCGACCGTGTTCTCGGCCGACCCGGAGACGAACCGGCTCATCCTCCAGAACGAGGGCCGGCTCTTCGAGTCGAGCTACCCGGGCTCGATATCGAATCTCCTGGGCCGGCACTCGCTCCTCCTCATGAGAGGGAGCCTCCACAAGAGGATGCACTCCCTCACCATGAGCTTCGCCAACAACGCCATCATCCGCGATCATCTCCTCCTCGACGTCGACCGCCTCGTGCGCCTCAATATGGAGTCCTGGTCCGGCCGAGTCCTCCTCATGGAGGAGGCTAAAAAG ATAACATTTCAATTAACGGTGAAGCAATTGATGAGCTTTGATCCTTGTGAATGGACTGAGAATCTCATGAAAGAGTACATGCTAGTAATCGAAGGCTTTTTCACCATTCCTCTCCCTATTTTTTCCACCACATACCGAAGAGCTATTAAA GCTAGGGGAAAGGTGGCAGAGGCGTTGAGTTTGGTGGTGAGGGATAGGAGGAGAGAGGTTGaagtaggagagagaaagaatgatATGTTGGCGGCACTATTGGATGAGGAAGGCGGAGGCGGCGGGTTTTCCGATGAGGAAATAGTGGATTTTATGCTGGCATTGTTGGTGGCGGGCTATGAAACCACCTCCACTATTATGACTCTCGCCGTTAAATTCCTTACCGAGCATCCCCTTGCTCTAGCCCAACTCAAG GATGAGCATGAAGAAATCAGGGCGAAAAGGGGAGAAAATGAAGCTCTTCAATGGGAAGATTACAAAGCCATGTGTTTCACTCAATGT gtgGTAAACGAAACACTACGAGTAGCTAACATAATTAGTGGTGTGTTTCGACGAGCAATGACTGATGTGACCATCAAAG GTTATACAATTCCAAAGGGGTACAAGGTCTTTGCCTCTCTCCGAGGGGTACACATGGATCATCGTCACTTCAAAGATGCTCGGGTTTTTAACCCGTGGAGGTGGCAG GATCAACAGAATGGCTTGGGCCCAACTAGTGCGACAAACATGTTCAATCCGTTTGGGGGAGGCCCTAGACGTTGCCCGGGAGCCGAGCTTGCTAGGGTCGAGCTTTCGGTTTTTCTTCATCGATTGGTCACTCAATTTAG TTGGAAGGCAACGGAACAAGACAAGGTAGTTTTCTTTCCAAcaacaagaactcaaaagaggTATCCAATCACTATTCAAAGGCTAAAATGA
- the LOC121777103 gene encoding coatomer subunit gamma-like has product MIYGLIFVQDTSDLLRVILLGEINNRDVRCRASAIRLLFLIPNVESCSEDVVKCLKHVLRERKPLARIAGVVCAINLIKRDPWWRDTLEPMLVTNIIEFRGKHVHYQSLYLLFQVKRHDLVLRTAKWANIYRRPFWSTSSWGSCILARAIAQVARDMYVGLNPDYNKFLYSCICGKDELLAIEGFRSLAAVRSITSTQLNPAVDVIRRIHRVSMKKPVLTFAIMRTLQKVWVSTDKEIIEKSFL; this is encoded by the exons ATGATTTACGGGCTAATTTTTGTGCAGGACACTAGTGATTTACTTAGAGTTATCTTACTTGGAGAGATCAACAACCGCGATGTTCGATGTCGGGCAAGTGCTATTCGTTTGCTTTTTCTTATTCCTAACGTCGAATCTTGTAGCGAAGATGTTGTGAAATGCCTCAAGCATGTTCTGAGAGAAAGGAAGCCTTTGGCTCGAATCGCTGGCGTTGTCTGCGCCATCAATCTGATTAAG AGAGATCCATGGTGGCGTGACACACTCGAACCCATGCTGGTTACTAATATTATTGAGTTTAGGGGAAAACACGTTCACTACCAATCCTTATATCTTCTATTTCAG GTTAAGCGGCATGATTTGGTGCTACGGACCGCAAAATGGGCTAATATCTATAGACGTCCGTTTTGGTCTACTTCTTCGTGGGGGTCTTGCATCTTGGCTCGCGCTATTGCCCAG GTAGCGCGGGATATGTATGTCGGTTTGAACCCTGATTACAATAAATTCCTATACTCTTGTATATGTGGTAAAGATGAACTGCTTGCAATAGAAGGATTCCGATCACTTGCAGCGGTCAGAAGCATAACCAGTACTCAATTGAATCCTGCCGTTGATGTTATACGCCGAATTCATCGGGTTTCGATGAAGAAGCCCGTGTTGACGTTTGCTATCATGAGGACGTTGCAAAAG GTGTGGGTGAGTACAGATAAAGAGATCATAGAGAAATCGTTCTTATAA
- the LOC121776177 gene encoding cytochrome P450 90A1-like isoform X1: MLLFSLLLSLLSLSLLLLLRSTARRRGRLPPGNLGLPFIGETLQLISAYKTENPEPFIDDRVARYGPVFTTHLFGEPTVFSADPETNRLILQNEGRLFESSYPGSISNLLGRHSLLLMRGSLHKRMHSLTMSFANNAIIRDHLLLDVDRLVRLNMESWSGRVLLMEEAKKITFQLTVKQLMSFDPCEWTENLMKEYMLVIEGFFTIPLPIFSTTYRRAIKARGKVAEALSLVVRDRRREVEVGERKNDMLAALLDEEGGGGGFSDEEIVDFMLALLVAGYETTSTIMTLAVKFLTEHPLALAQLKDEHEEIRAKRGENEALQWEDYKAMCFTQCVVNETLRVANIISGVFRRAMTDVTIKEGYTIPKGYKVFASLRGVHMDHRHFKDARVFNPWRWQDQQNGLGPTSATNMFNPFGGGPRRCPGAELARVELSVFLHRLVTQFSWKATEQDKVVFFPTTRTQKRYPITIQRLK; encoded by the exons atgctccttttctctctcctcctctccctcctctccctctccctcctcctcctcctccgctcCACAGCCCGGCGGCGAGGGCGCCTCCCGCCGGGCAATCTGGGCCTCCCCTTCATCGGGGAGACCCTCCAGCTGATCTCCGCCTACAAGACGGAGAATCCCGAGCCGTTTATCGACGATCGGGTCGCGAGATACGGGCCGGTCTTCACGACCCACCTCTTCGGCGAGCCGACCGTGTTCTCGGCCGACCCGGAGACGAACCGGCTCATCCTCCAGAACGAGGGCCGGCTCTTCGAGTCGAGCTACCCGGGCTCGATATCGAATCTCCTGGGCCGGCACTCGCTCCTCCTCATGAGAGGGAGCCTCCACAAGAGGATGCACTCCCTCACCATGAGCTTCGCCAACAACGCCATCATCCGCGATCATCTCCTCCTCGACGTCGACCGCCTCGTGCGCCTCAATATGGAGTCCTGGTCCGGCCGAGTCCTCCTCATGGAGGAGGCTAAAAAG ATAACATTTCAATTAACGGTGAAGCAATTGATGAGCTTTGATCCTTGTGAATGGACTGAGAATCTCATGAAAGAGTACATGCTAGTAATCGAAGGCTTTTTCACCATTCCTCTCCCTATTTTTTCCACCACATACCGAAGAGCTATTAAA GCTAGGGGAAAGGTGGCAGAGGCGTTGAGTTTGGTGGTGAGGGATAGGAGGAGAGAGGTTGaagtaggagagagaaagaatgatATGTTGGCGGCACTATTGGATGAGGAAGGCGGAGGCGGCGGGTTTTCCGATGAGGAAATAGTGGATTTTATGCTGGCATTGTTGGTGGCGGGCTATGAAACCACCTCCACTATTATGACTCTCGCCGTTAAATTCCTTACCGAGCATCCCCTTGCTCTAGCCCAACTCAAG GATGAGCATGAAGAAATCAGGGCGAAAAGGGGAGAAAATGAAGCTCTTCAATGGGAAGATTACAAAGCCATGTGTTTCACTCAATGT gtgGTAAACGAAACACTACGAGTAGCTAACATAATTAGTGGTGTGTTTCGACGAGCAATGACTGATGTGACCATCAAAG AAGGTTATACAATTCCAAAGGGGTACAAGGTCTTTGCCTCTCTCCGAGGGGTACACATGGATCATCGTCACTTCAAAGATGCTCGGGTTTTTAACCCGTGGAGGTGGCAG GATCAACAGAATGGCTTGGGCCCAACTAGTGCGACAAACATGTTCAATCCGTTTGGGGGAGGCCCTAGACGTTGCCCGGGAGCCGAGCTTGCTAGGGTCGAGCTTTCGGTTTTTCTTCATCGATTGGTCACTCAATTTAG TTGGAAGGCAACGGAACAAGACAAGGTAGTTTTCTTTCCAAcaacaagaactcaaaagaggTATCCAATCACTATTCAAAGGCTAAAATGA